In Brevibacterium pigmentatum, the sequence GAATCTCTGCGCGAGCGTTCTCGGTACGGACGATTGGGGCGAACGACTGTGCCGACAGCACCTCTCCCCACCGTCGGACGATGGGATCGTGAAAGAAGTCCGCGGCCCGCGCGACGGCGTTTCGGCGCATCGTCGTAACCTCGCCCTCTGACAGCGACAGGAATGTCGAGATTGCAGCGGACAGTCCTTTGACGTCGCCAGGTGCGACGAGGAATCCGCTGACCCCGTGTTCGATGATGTCTGCGGGGCCGAAGTCCACCGCATAGCAGATGGGGATGCACCCGGCCGACATGCTTTCCAACACCACCAGCCCTTGGCCTTCGAATCGACTCGTCAAGAGACTGAACGAGCTGGAGAGAAAGTTCGACTTCGCTCCATCCACGTGGCCGTGCAGTCTGACGCGGTCGACTGCGTCTTTGCTCTCGATGAGCTCGGTGAGCATCGGTCTGTCTTCGCCGTCTCCGAACACGTCGAGTGTCACCTGTTGATCATTGGCTGCGACGTCCGCAATGGCTGCGATCGCATCTTCCACGCGTTTCTGAGGAGACAGACGAGCAATCATGGAACCTTTATGGCGAGGCCGTGGTCGGTCGGGGTCTCCATGCAGATCGTCCGTCAGGTTCGACACTGTCGTGAGCTTTCCAGCTGACAGGTCCAGCCTCTCCATTGCGTATCTCTGCGAATCGGTGAGCGTGGTCGTCACATCGAAGGCGTCAAGATGGCGAAGGTAACCGAATTTCTCTTCAGCCAACGCCCCTGTGGCCTCATCATCCGCATCGGCAAGAAAGTGATTGTGATTGACCATGCAGAGAACCACATTGTCGCGCCGATACTCGTGGATGAAATTGCCGACGAAGGCCGAGTCACAGATGAGGTAAGCAGGTTTATCCCCGATGACGACGTCGAGCCATGCCTGATAGAACTCTCGCGCCGTTGACCATTGCGCGATCACATTCTGCTCACGGTCGGACAGCGTGATCCGGCGACCGCCTCGGCGTCCGGCCTTCTTCATGTCCTGACGATCAATGACAAGCAGATGCCCGCGATCATGGTATCTGTCAGCCTGGAGCAGTCTTCCTTCGGAATCTTTCCTCAGTTCAGTCCATTCCTGACCGGTCCGATCCAGGACATCATCAGCCGCTGATGGATCGGGTTCGATCGTGCCGATCATTCGCCGCAATTTCCGGTCGGACCACGTTGTGAGGTCCTGCCACAGGTTGCGGATCTTCACCCTGCGATCGATGGCCCCGGCTTCACGGAGCTCGCGCTCCCGGTCAAGGCCTTTCATCTCCGGACTCAGAGTCAGAATCTCCACGTGCCGGTTGTCGAGTCGAGCGAAAGCGGAGCTTCGCTCGAGCGCGACCGTGGTCATGCCTCCGTAGTCATAGCCGATTGTCCAGGTCAGGGTGAAGTAATTGCCTTCGGGCAGGAGACCACGATGAGGGAAGCGGTGGGGATGAGAGCGCCTCGGAGATGCTTTGGGGATGCTGTTCACTACAGAAATATTAGTCGAGCGTGACAGCCCCGACCGTCGACACACCACAACTGATAGGTGATATGCATTTCACGAGGCACCTTTGCGCATTCGGCTGCACAGGGCCGTTCACTATGCGGACGGCCGGTCGAAGAACAGTCTGCGTTCCCTGACGAGGATGATCACAGAGAGGACGAGCATCAGGCCGGTCTGAATGATCTTCGAGTCCGGGGCGGTCATGAAGATCTCAGCGGACATATTCGCCGAGGCGTGGAAGATCACCGGGACGAGGATGCTGCGTCCGCACCGAAAATACAGCCAGTTCATCACGAGCACGAACGCCACCATCGAGACCGGGAAGTTCAAGGTCTGCAGCACACCTGATTCGACGACCTCGTTCTGGTAGTAGCCGTCGATGAACGACAGCGGCACATGCCACAGCGCCCAGATGAGGGTGAAGAGCATCGACGCCGAGAACACCCGCATCTTCCTCACCAAGGTGTCGGTGCCATAGCTGTGCCAGGCGAGCTCTTCGATGACGGCGGCCCCGATGAGCGTCACCCAGACCGGCATCAGCCCCGTGGAGAAGGTGAACCCTCCCCGCAATCTGAACTGACCTGGGTCGTAGCCGAAGAAGAGAGACAGCCCTTGAGCTGCCATCAGGGTCACAGGAACCAGGAACACCGCCGCGACAAGGAACGGCCACCGTGCAGAACTCGGCCACTTCAGCCTGTTGACGATGTCGGCTCGCAGCTCCGGCCGGTGCCGGACAAGAGCGAAGACCACGGCAAGAGGGGCGAACAGCCCCGCCAATGACAGCGCCAGGGTCGCGACGAGCACGGTCTGATTCTGCTCCGGCAGATGACTGAGGTAGGCGGCCGCGAACCAGAACGCCCACGGCAGCACTGTCGCCCACACATAGAACGCAACCGGGCGATCATATCTGTGCAGAATCTCTTCATCCTGGCGACCCCGTGTGGTGGCGGGATCGGCCGGAACGCTGCCGAGAGCGGGGTCGGTCACCATAGCGCAAAGAATAGAGTCCGGTCGGGGGCGATACCAGGGATGCACGTTCCTCACCACGATGTCCGCGAACGCGGACGGACGGCAGTGGGCGGCCGCCTCGGCGAGGTCATTCATTTCCCACCCGTTCGTCCACTCTGCCGATGACGTTCACAGCACCTTTGCCGCACGGTCGCCTGCGCTTCGTAGCGTCGCAGACGTGAATACACAGAGAGAGACATCCACACGCACCCGTCCGTTCACGATTCTCGCCACTGCCGTTCTCGCGGCTTCGGCCACCTTCGGTGCCGGCCTCGCGCCCGCGGCCGCCACCGGGCTCGGATCCGCCGGTGAAGCACCGGGACTCGGCTCCCCCAGCGATTTCACCGCCCCCGACAAGGTCGACGACATCGAATTCCCGACGACGATCTCCCACCGAGGCGGCGCCAACCTCTACCCGGAAGAATCCATGGAAGGATTCACCGCCTCGGCGAAGGACGGATTCCTCCCCGAGATGGACATCCAGTTCCTCGAAGACGGCACCCCCGTCCTCATCCACGACGACACCGCAGACCGCACCCTCAACGGCGCGACCGGACCCATCCGGGACCTCAGCCGTGAGGAATGGGACTCGGCCACGATCAAGCACCCGGCCGGCGGAGAGGAAGCCGCCACCGTCACCCTCGACGAACTCCTCGACGAAATGGGCGGCGAGGTCGTCCTGGTTCCCGAGATCAAGCCCGGGGCCACCCCCGAGGAGGTCGACCGGGTTCTCGACGAATTCGACGAACGCGGACTCAAGGACTCCCTCGTCGTCCAGTCCTTCGACTTCGAAGCGGCGAAGACGATCGCCGACCGCGGATACACCTCGCTCTACCTCATGGGCTCGACCATGCCGAAGGAATCACCGGCCGAGATCCAGGACGCCGGAATCGAATGGGTGGGACCGAGCAAGAACCTGCCGACGAACAAGATGCGCGAACTCGACAAGGCCGGCTTCCACGTCGCCCCGTACACGCTCGAGACTTCGAAGGACGGGCAGCGCCTGCCCGGGTTCATCGACGGCTACTTCACCGACGACGCCTGGACTGACTGAGTTCCTCGCACCGATGATCGAACAGCGGGATCCGGGAAAGGGTCGGAAAATCACCGCCGCGAGTGCCCGCGACGTTGAGTAGACTGCACGAATGGAGCCTCTCGAACGCGGCACCCCGATCCCGGACCCGCTGACACCCTATCTCGAGGTCGACCGCACCCAGCCGCGGCACGAATGCTGGGTGACCGGTCACATGGTCGCCGGTCTCGACGGAACCGCTGCCATTCACGGACGCGTCGGTGCTCTGTCGACAGAACCCGATCAGGACCTGTTCCGACGGATGCGACAGATCGCCGATGTCGTCATGGTCGGCGCGCAGACGGTTCGCAGCGAAGGCTACGCTCCGATGCGGCTGAGCGAGTCCGCCCGAGCGCAGCGTCGAACACGGGGACAGTCCGAGATGCCACCAGTGGCGGTCGTCAGTCGCAGCCTCGACCTCGACTGGTCGTCACAGGTCTTCACCGCAGCACCCGAGCACGCGCGCACCATCGTCATCACGTGTGCCAAGGCCGACCCGCAGCGGCTGGCGGCCGCCGAACAGGCGGCCACGGTCATCATCGCAGGTGTTGACCGTGTCGAACCAGTGGAGGCTCTGCAGGCTCTCGCCGGGCTCGGCTACCAGGTCGTGCTCTGCGAAGGCGGACCCCGGTGGCTCGGGGAGCTCGTCGCAGCGGACCGACTCGACGAACTGTGCCTGTCGATCTCACCGATGATGGGTGGTGATCCGCTGCCGGTGAGCATTGCGCCGCCCGGTGCCGGGATCGCACAGTTCTCGTTGAAGTCGACGATGGTCGCCGATGACACCCTCTTCCTCCGCTACGAGGCGAAACCGCCTGACGGAAACGGCTCATGAACACCATCGAGGCCCTCATGGGATCGGTCGATTCCCCACTCATCGTCGTCACAACCTCGGCGGAGGGCGAACGGGCCGGCTGTCTGGTCGGATTCCATTCGCAGGCGAGCATCGATCCGGAGCATTACTGCTTCTGGCTGTCGAAGGCCAATCACACCTACCGGGTGGCGCTGCGTTCCGAGCGTTTCGCCGTCCATTTCCCTACCACCGGGGACAGTGAGCTGGCCCGGTTCTTCGGGTCGCGCTCCGGATCGGAGACGGACAAGTTCGCCGGTCTTGACTTCACCGTCACCGAGGATGGGGTGCCCTTGCTCGCGGACCTGCCGAATCGCCTCATCGTCGAACGCATCACGATGCTCGACGACGGAGGCGATCACGTCTGCCTCACGGCCCGTGTGCTTGCGACCGAGACGAAGGGCGGCTTCGCGTCGCTGCGCCCTTCACAACTGGGAGACCTCAGCCCCGGGCACAGCGCCGAGGAACGGGCGATCCGCCCGTAAGCCGACCGCGTGCCGATCTGCTGTCAGCGATGACGGAACAGACGATCAGACACACTTCCTCCACACGGTAACAAGAGACAGCGTGGTCGATAACCCCTGTCGTGGCCGAGATTCCATCCGTAGCGTGGATCATCTCAGCGGGAGCAGAAGCCCCGCAGAGCGCTAAGGAGATGATTACGATGGCCACCGACATCAGCAGCCCGGTCAAGGACAAGAACTACAACCTCATCTGGGCGATCGAAGCGTCATTGAGCAATGTGTGGAAGCTCGAGACCTACGTCCAGGATGCTCGGGAACAGGGCGATGAGGAACTCGCCGACTGGTTCAGGAAGATCCAGGAGAACAACCGTACGGCCGGCCAGCAAGGCAAGGAGATGCTTCTCCAACGTCTTCAATGACGTCTAGACAGAGCCCCGGTTCGCCGGGGCTCTGGTCTGTCCGGACCTGCGACAGGACCTTAGACGCCCCGAGGCACGAGTACCGAACAGACCCCCTTGTGGCCCGGAGGAACATCGGTACTGTTGAAGCTATGACGACAATGGCAGAGGCCATTCGGGGTCGATAGCATGCCGACCGCGCATCATCCTCATCGCAACGCCATCGACCGTGTAGTAGTGACCTACCTTGCGGCTCTGCTCCTCGGCACAGGCCTGCTGATGCTGCCCGCAGCGACGTCCACTCCCGGCGGCATCTCAGTGCTGTCTGCGCTCTTCACCGCCACTTCCGCGATCAGCGTCACGGGCCTGGAGGTGCTCTCGACCGGCAGCGACTACACGTTCTTCGGCCAGGCCGTGATCCTCGGTCTCATCCAGATCGGCGGCCTCGGCGTCCTGCTGCTCACGACTCTTCTGGCCATGCTCGTCGCGGGAAAGGTCGGGCTCAGGCTCCGCGAGTCGGCCGCCGCCGAGGCCAAAAGCTCCGATATCGGAGGCGTCCGACCCATGGTTCTGCGGATCATCGGTCTCACCGTCGCCACCGAGGCGGCCGTTGCCACGATGCTGTTCCTTCGCTTCTCCACCCACTACGGCGAAGAAGCCGGAAACGCGGCGTGGGACGCGGTCTTCCATGCAGTCTCGGCTTTCAACAACGCCGGCTTCGGTCTCAGATCCGACAGTCTCGCCGGCTACGCCACCGATCCCTTCGTCTGTGGTCCCGTCGCCGCGGCCATCATCCTCGGCGGACTCGGCTATCCGGTGCTCATCGAGATCGTCCGCCGCTACCGGACTCCGCTGGCGTGGAGCATGACGACTCGTGCGATGGTCGCCGCCACTCCCGTTCTGCTCCTTGCCGGCACGGTGTTCATCGCCGCCGTCGAATGGAACAATCCCGGCACTCTGGGACGATTTGACTGGTGGGACAAACTGCAGGTGGCCGCATTCCAATCGACGACCACACGCACGGCGGGCTTCAGCACGGTCGATTTCGCGCAGCTGCACCCCGCCACCTGGTTCGTCATGGACATCCTGATGTTCGTCGGCGGAGGCCCGGCGGGAACCGCGGGTGGCGTGAAGATCACCACTGTTCTCGTGCTGCTGGCGATGACCTGGGCAGAGATCTCCGGAGGTACGGCAACGAACCTCTTCGGATCCCGTGTGGCACGTTCGGCGTACCGACAGGCGGCGACGGTGATCGTTCTGGCTCTCGCGCTCATCGCCACAGCCACCATCGTCCTCATGCTCGACGACCCGCGGCCCGGACTCGGCCGACTCCTCTTCGAGGTCATCTCCGGCTTCGGCAACGTCGGCCTGTCGACCGGCATCACCGCCGGACTGCCCGGAACGAGTCAAGCCGTCCTCATCACAGTGATGATCCTGGGGCGACTGGGTCCGGTGACCGTCGCTTCCGGACTGGCACTGCGGGCCCGCGCCATCCGCTACGAGCTTCCGGTCGAACGGCCGCTCATCGGCTGAGCCGGGTGACCGGCACCGCTGCCTCCCAGCCAGATCCCACGCACTCTCGGAAAGGAGACCGGAGATGAAGAGCAGAAAGTGGCGCACACGACCTGCGGCGTTCTTCTTGGGCAACCCCCACCCCCTGGCCAGGGACGGGGCGGTGGCCGTCATCGGGCTGGGCCGCTTCGGCGGATCACTGGCCACAGAACTGGCCGCCTACGGCGTCGACGTCATCGGCATCGACATCGACGAGGCGGTCGTGGCCCAATACTCTGACAAACTGGCCTTCGTCTCCCGGACGGATGCGACGGATGAGACCGTTCTGCGCCAGGTCGGCATCGAGGAGGTCAGCCGAGTGGTGATCGCCATCGGCAACGACGTCGAAGCCGGCATCCTCGTCGCTTCGAAGGTCCTCAAGATCGGGAATCAGCATATCTGGGCCAAAGCCGTCAGCCAGACTCATGCGGACATCCTCGGACAGTTGGGCATCGACAATGTGATCCGTCCCGAGAACGATATGGGGCGACGGACAGCGCATCTCATCCGCGGACACATGTCCGACTTCATGTCAGTCAGCGAAGATTTCGTGCTGGCTCGCACCGCCCCGCCAGTGCGCATCTCGGATTCACCCGCTGGCGTCCTTCGACATCAGACGCGAGTACGGGATCAGTGTCGTCGCATTCAGACGCGACGGTGAGGACACCTGGAACATCGCTGATCAGGATGTCACTCTCTATGCCAACGACGAGATCCTCGTCGCAGGATCTCCCCGCGAGGTGGAGGACTTCAGCACCCTCGACGAAGAGGACGACGAGGAGGGCTGAAGTCCTCGACCGGTCTCAGACCGCGACGACCTCGACGGGGATGTTGCCGCGAGTGGCCTTCGAATAGGGGCAGAGCTCATGGGTGCGGTCGACGAGCTTCTGCGCAGTCTCGGGGTCCACACCGGGGATGCTCACCTCGAGTCTCACCGACAGGCCGAAGCTCTCACCCTCTTTGCCGATCCCGACCTGCGAGTTGACGACGGACTTCGAGGTGTCGACGCCCTGTTCCTTGCCCGCCAGCCCGAGTGCGCCCTGGAAGCAGGCCCCGTAGCCGACGGCGAAGAGCTGTTCGGGGTTGGTGCCGCCGCCCGGTCCGCCCTGTTCCTTCGGTGTGCGCAGGTCGACGTCGACCATCTTGTCATCGGTGGCGCCGTGTCCGTCCCGGCCGCCGGTGATCTCCGCGCGAGCGGTGTACGCGATGCTCTCAGGTGTATTCACTGTCTGCTCCTCACTAATGCTGATGTCACAGGTCTCCCGAGACTAACGCAGTTGCCGCGTTCCCGTAAGGGGGCGCAGCAGCCCCTGGTCACAGTGCTAACCTGCCGGCCAGAAGCCGTTGAGACATTACGGAACAGAGACAATCGCAGACGGGAGGACAGACGCCGTGAACGAGTCCGATGAGAAGATCCCCACGCCCGACGGCATCGACATCAAGACGATGCCGCCCGGAGACAGACGCACACTCAGACGAGCCATCAGCGGCTCCGCCCTCGGAAATGCCGTCGAATGGTTCGACTACGGTGTCTACTCCTACGTCTCCGTCTACATCGCCAATGCGTTCTTCCCCGGCGAGTGGGGTGTGGCGCTCACCTTCGCCTTCCTCGCCCTCTCCTTCGTCTTCCGTCCCTTGGGCGGCTTCGTCCTCGGCCCCCTCGGCGACAAGGTGGGGCGCCAGCACATCATGGTTCTCACCATCATCATGATGACCATCCCGACGACGCTGATCGGCATCCTGCCGACCTATGCCACGCTGGGTGCGTTCGCTCCCATCCTCCTGCTGCTGTGCAGGATGGTCCAAGGCTTCTCCACGGGTGGAGAATACGGTGGTGCTGCTGTCTACATGGCAGAGTCGGCCCCTGATAAGCGCCGGGGCTTCTGCGGGTCGTTCCTCGAACTCGGCACTCTGGCCGGTACCGCCTCGGCGGCCCTGGTCTGCACCGTTCTGCTCGTCCTCGTCGGCAGCGACGGCATGGATGCCGGCTGGTGGCGGCTGCCGTTCCTGCTCACACTCCCGCTCGGCGGCATCGCCCTGTGGCTGCGGATGAAACTCGATGAGCCCGAGGCATTCTCCGCGGCGACGAGCCGACAGCAGACGACGAAGAAGCCCTTCCGAGATCTCTTCCGCGGTTACTCGAAGCAGATCACCATGCTCATGGCTTTCGTGGTCCTGCTCAACATCGGCCAGTACATGGTGCTCACGTATATGCCCACCTACCTCAGCAGCACATTGGGCCATTCGGAGGTCGAGAGCAACTTCACGCTCGTCATTGTGCTCGCGGCGATGATGGTCGTCATCACACCTCTGGGCCGGCTGACCGACACAATCGGGCGCAAACCGGTCCTCTACACCTCGGCGATCGGGTTCATCGTCCTCTCCGTCCCCGCGTTCCTGCTCATTCAGGCCGAGGGCGCCGGCCTGCAGATCCTGGGATTGGGCATCATCGCCCTGCTCCAGGTGATGCTCCAATCGTGTGTCTCGGCGACCCTGCCGGCGATCTTCCCCACACAAGTGCGCTTCTCAGGGTTCGCCATCGGCTACAACATCTCCACCGCGATCTTCGGCGGCACGACCGCGGCAGTGAATACCTTCGTCATCCAGAAGACCGGTTTCGAACTCTTCCCCGCCGTCTACCTCGTCGCCGCCGGTCTCATCGGACTCATCGGCATCCGCTTCTTCAATGAGACAGCCGGCCGACCCATCGACGGTGCCACTCCACCTGGCTCCGAAGACGAAGAGCTCGCCGAGATGGGCTACGACCTCATCGGCTTCAACGACAACGGCACCGACGATGACACCGGCAGCGGTGACAAGCAGGTTTCCCACTGACGTCGCCGCCGCTTCCCAAGCACCGGTCGGAGGTCCACGATGGAGTGAGAGAGCGGGGCAGCTCGACCTCGGCTCGGATTCCAGTCTGAGGAGGACTCATGGGACGTTTTCTGCTGATCACGTCGACACTCATCGCGCTCATCGCGGTCGCCTGGGCAGCCGCCGTCGGACCGTGGGCATGGTGGGTCCTCGGTGCGGTGGTCCTCGCCATCGTCGGCGTGGCCGCGTACGACCTGCTTCAGCGCAAGCACTCTATTCTGCGCAACTACCCGGTAGTCGGTCATCTGCGATTCCTGTTGGAGACTCTCCGACCCGAACTCCAGCAGTACTTCATCGAACGCAACTGGGACGGACGCCCTTTCGATAGAGACATCCGCTCCCTCGTCTCCGAACGTGCGAAGGGAATCCACGGAGAGCTCGCTTTCGGCACCGAACGGGACGTCAACTCCGCCGGCTACGAATTCCTCATCCACTCCACCGCTCCCGTCGCGGTTCCGGACCAGACGCCTCGTGTGCAGGTAGGTGGGCCGGACTGTACGAAGCCCTACAGCATGGCGCTGCTCAACGTCTCGGCCATGAGCTTCGGCTCCCTGTCGCCCAACGCCGTCAGGGCGCTCAACCGCGGTGCCGAACTCGGCGGCTTCGCCCATGACACCGGTGAAGGCGGGATCTCCGACTACCACCTCGAGAACGGCGGCGACCTCGTCTGGGAGATCGGTTCGGGCTATTTCGGCGCCCGGACCGACAGCGGCGACTTCGACCCCGCCCAGTTCGCCGACCAGAGCTCCCGCGACCAGGTCAAGTGCGTCTCACTCAAACTGAGCCAGGGTGCGAAACCCGGAATCGGAGGCGTCCTGCCCGCGGCGAAGGTCAACGCCGAGATCGCCCGAACCCGCGGCGTCCCGCAAGGCGAGAAGTGCGTGAGCCCGGCCGCCCACAGCGTCTTCAGCACCCCGGTCGAACTCATCGAGTTCATCGCCCGGATGCGCGAACTCTCGGGCGGCAAGCCCACGGGATTCAAACTCTGCGTGGGATCCCGCACAGATGTGCTCGCGATCTGCAAGGCGATGCTCGAAGTCGGAACCGCACCCGACTTCATCATCGTCGACGGTTCCGAGGGCGGCACGGGAGCCGCTCCCCTCGAGTACGAGGATCACGTGGGGACTCCGCTCACCGACGGCCTGCTCACCGTCCACAACGCGCTGGTCGGAACGGGCTTGCGGGATCGGATCCGCGTCGACGCCAGCGGGAAGGTCGCCGCGGGCAACGACATCGTCAAACGCCTCATCCAGGGGGCAGACTATACGAACTCGGCCCGCGCCATGATGATGGCCGTCGGCTGCATTCAGGCTCAGATCTGCCATACCGGACAGTGCCCTGTCGGCGTCACCACCCAGGACCCCAAACGGCAGAGGGCCCTGCATGTGGGTGACAAGAGTGAGCGGGTGCGGAACTACCAGGAGGCGACCGTGCAGCAGGCCGTGGAGATCATGGCATCCATGGGCGTCAGCGATCCTTCCGAACTCTCCCCGCAGCAGCTCCACTGCAACCTCGGCCGCAATGAACACGTGTCGTACGCCGAGCTCTTCGACTGGCTCGAGCCGGGAGAGCTGCTGACGCAGCCGCCCGAGTCCTGGAGCCGCGACTGGGCGAGGGCCGATGCGGGAACGTTCCGTTCGGTCTGAGCACGGGATTCAGCGACTTTCGCTGACAAGGAACCTAGTCTGATACCGTGGCTCGGCGTGATCCAAGAACCCGCGCACGCGAAATCTGCCGCCGATCGAACGCAGCCGTCGAATCCGCAAGACCGCATCGTCTCGATCGATGTCATCCGCGGCATCGCCATCGCCGGCATTCTGCTCATCAACTTAGGCTACTTCCTGTCCCAAGCCGGGCAGACAGAGGATCCCGTCGGCATAGACGCAGTGATCTGGCAGGTCGTCGACGACATCGCCCTAGGCAAGTTCCATTTCGTCTTCGCCTTCCTCTTCGGCACCGGCATGCACATCTTCCTGAGCAGGCTGCGCGCGAAGCATCGTTCGACTTGGGTCTACGTCCGACGGATGATCATCCTCATCGCAGCCGGCATCATCAACTCAGCCCTCGGAGGCATCGATGTGCTCGCCTCCTACGGCGTCCTCGCGCTCTTGCTTCTGCCGCTGACTCGGCTGCCGCGCTGGGCCTTCGTGATTCTCGGCGTCGCGGCGGCGACGGTTCCCGACGTGCTGCAGCTGGCGTCGAGCCTCGGCGATCTCGACCCGCCGACGCTGCTGTTTCCCATCCTGTCGTACGTCCGGACTCTGGGGCACATGATGCTGGGGTTCTGGCTGACCGGTCTCGGCCTGTACTCCGCAGCGACTCGAATCCCGGTCACGGGACTCTTCATCCTCAGCCTCCTCGGCTCGGTGCCGATCTGGATCTGGACCACCGCTGCCGGGACCGGATCGACCGAGGCTCACGAGATCGCCTTCCGCACCGCTTTGGTCCCCGGTCTCATGTACATCACCGGTCTCATCCTTCTGCTGCGCACCCAACTCGGCCGAAAGAGCCTGTCCTTTCTGCGTCTGTACGGTCGGATGGCGTTCTCGAACTATCTGGGACAGACCGTGGTCTGCGTGCTGGTCATCCCGCTCCTGACCGCTCACGGACATGTATCCACGGCTGCCGCGCTCATCGTCTGGGCAGTCATCATCATTGCCCAGTGCGCATTCTCCACGGTGTGGCTGCGCTATTTCCGCTACGGTCCCCTGGAATGGCTGTGGCGCTGCGGCACCTATTGGGAGCTCACACCGCTCCGATACGCCGCCGACACTCGGTCGGAATCCGCCTCGCAGAGCTGATCGGTCTCAGGCGACT encodes:
- a CDS encoding MFS transporter; translation: MNESDEKIPTPDGIDIKTMPPGDRRTLRRAISGSALGNAVEWFDYGVYSYVSVYIANAFFPGEWGVALTFAFLALSFVFRPLGGFVLGPLGDKVGRQHIMVLTIIMMTIPTTLIGILPTYATLGAFAPILLLLCRMVQGFSTGGEYGGAAVYMAESAPDKRRGFCGSFLELGTLAGTASAALVCTVLLVLVGSDGMDAGWWRLPFLLTLPLGGIALWLRMKLDEPEAFSAATSRQQTTKKPFRDLFRGYSKQITMLMAFVVLLNIGQYMVLTYMPTYLSSTLGHSEVESNFTLVIVLAAMMVVITPLGRLTDTIGRKPVLYTSAIGFIVLSVPAFLLIQAEGAGLQILGLGIIALLQVMLQSCVSATLPAIFPTQVRFSGFAIGYNISTAIFGGTTAAVNTFVIQKTGFELFPAVYLVAAGLIGLIGIRFFNETAGRPIDGATPPGSEDEELAEMGYDLIGFNDNGTDDDTGSGDKQVSH
- a CDS encoding DUF418 domain-containing protein encodes the protein MIQEPAHAKSAADRTQPSNPQDRIVSIDVIRGIAIAGILLINLGYFLSQAGQTEDPVGIDAVIWQVVDDIALGKFHFVFAFLFGTGMHIFLSRLRAKHRSTWVYVRRMIILIAAGIINSALGGIDVLASYGVLALLLLPLTRLPRWAFVILGVAAATVPDVLQLASSLGDLDPPTLLFPILSYVRTLGHMMLGFWLTGLGLYSAATRIPVTGLFILSLLGSVPIWIWTTAAGTGSTEAHEIAFRTALVPGLMYITGLILLLRTQLGRKSLSFLRLYGRMAFSNYLGQTVVCVLVIPLLTAHGHVSTAAALIVWAVIIIAQCAFSTVWLRYFRYGPLEWLWRCGTYWELTPLRYAADTRSESASQS
- a CDS encoding FMN-binding glutamate synthase family protein produces the protein MGRFLLITSTLIALIAVAWAAAVGPWAWWVLGAVVLAIVGVAAYDLLQRKHSILRNYPVVGHLRFLLETLRPELQQYFIERNWDGRPFDRDIRSLVSERAKGIHGELAFGTERDVNSAGYEFLIHSTAPVAVPDQTPRVQVGGPDCTKPYSMALLNVSAMSFGSLSPNAVRALNRGAELGGFAHDTGEGGISDYHLENGGDLVWEIGSGYFGARTDSGDFDPAQFADQSSRDQVKCVSLKLSQGAKPGIGGVLPAAKVNAEIARTRGVPQGEKCVSPAAHSVFSTPVELIEFIARMRELSGGKPTGFKLCVGSRTDVLAICKAMLEVGTAPDFIIVDGSEGGTGAAPLEYEDHVGTPLTDGLLTVHNALVGTGLRDRIRVDASGKVAAGNDIVKRLIQGADYTNSARAMMMAVGCIQAQICHTGQCPVGVTTQDPKRQRALHVGDKSERVRNYQEATVQQAVEIMASMGVSDPSELSPQQLHCNLGRNEHVSYAELFDWLEPGELLTQPPESWSRDWARADAGTFRSV